Proteins from a single region of Apium graveolens cultivar Ventura chromosome 7, ASM990537v1, whole genome shotgun sequence:
- the LOC141673442 gene encoding uncharacterized protein LOC141673442, translating to MEIEKDKEFKWSKPLRGDPEKRNKSRYCKFHKDVGHDTDDCRQLKNEIEYLIRRGKFGRFTKGEEAEGQKRDNDRRDDDRRGNERDRNPQPRGPVINIISGGPTAASTTRNSRKTYVIEVISIVGEPSKHSKSEMTLEFGDSDLEGLKFPQDDHLVITPIIGNFPVMRVLVDNGAFVDILFHNTFIRMGYNDSQLTPSDAPIYGFNHVECKVEGAIQLPVTIGEEPREATQMLNFQVI from the coding sequence atggaaattgagaaggacaaAGAGTTCAAATGGTcgaagccactaaggggagacccTGAGAAAAGAAACAAGAGTCGATACTGCaagtttcacaaagatgttggtcatgatactGACGATTGTAGGCAACTCAAGAATGAGATTGAGTATTTGATCCGAAGAGGAAAATTCGGAcgtttcaccaagggtgaagaggcTGAAGGCCAAAAAAGAGACAATGATCGAAGAGATGACGATCGAAGGGGTAACGAAAGAGATCGCAACCCACAGCCCCGAGGGCCAGTAATCAATATAATCTCAGGAGGTCCTACAGCAGCTAGTACTACAAGGAACTCCCGAAAAACTTATGTCATAGAAGTAATTAGCATAGTTGGAGAGCCATCTAAGCATTCTAAGTCAGAGATGACGCTTGAATTTGGTGACTCggaccttgaaggtttgaaatttcctcaggATGATCATCTGGTTATCACTCCGATAATTGGAAATTTTCCTGTTATGAGGGTCCTAGTGGACAATGGAGCTTTCGTGGACATTCTGTTCCATAACACATTCATAAGAATGGGCtacaatgattctcaactaactcCATCTGACGCACCCATCTACGGGTTTAACCATGTGGAATGCAAAGTCGAAGGAGCAATACAACTTCCCGTAACTATTGGGGAAGAGCCCAGAGAAGCCACGCAGATGTTAAACTTTCAGGTTATCTAG